Part of the Clostridium sporogenes genome, TCCTCCCATTCTTTTATAACTCTTTCCATAAGTGCTCTACATAACCCCTGTCCCCTATACTCTTCATCTGTCATAACTGTTCCAATTTGTACATACCTCTTTTCTTCTCCTAAAATCAAGAAATCAATGATATTTACTGAAACATTAGATACTACATTATCTCCATCTAATAAAGAATATGGTATGTATTTGTCTCCCCAATATCCATCTTCATACCATTGCTTAAAATTAAAACCATAAGTTTTTTCTGTTAATGTATTAAAACTATTTCTTAAAATACTGTCATCTTTGTAATTACAAATATACCTATATTTTTTATCATTAATTAATAAAAATTCACTCATTTTTAGTTTTTCCTTTCAAATAAATTTTTATATTATTTTTTCACGCTTATTACCAACATATAATCCATCTTTAATAATTCCAACATATCCAAATCCTAATCTTTCATAATATTCATTTAGCCTAATATTTGAAGCTTGGCAGTCAAGTCTTAGGTATCTTTTATTATTATTTTTTGCAACCAATTCACAATTATTAATTAAAACGGTTCCTGCACAACAAGCATTTACAGAAGTAACTAAATTGTGAATATAGTAAGAAGAATCTTTATCTTCCCAGCGGCTGTCGTATGTATGCAAAGCAACTGCACCTACTATTGTTTTGTTCTTTCTAGCTTTCAAAACATATAACTCTTTTCTTAAAATGCAATTCTCAAAGTATTCACTAGGATAACAGTTAAGATAATCGGTTTTATTCCATTGTTCAATACCCTTCTCATCCATCCATTTAATGCGCAACTTAACCAATGATAAAATATCTCTTATATCACCATACTGAGCTAACTCAAAAATATATTGTTCCATATCTACCCCTTTATCCATAAAATCTCTCCTTTCAAAATTATACTTACTTTAAGAAGTTATTTGATGGACTTAATTTTATCTAAATCTGGACTACAAAGTACTTCAAGATTTTTAAAAATCTTCTCTTCTGACCAATCCCACCATTTTAAATTTAATAAGTAATCAATTAATTCATCATCAAATCTCTTTTTTATAATTTTACATGGATTGCCTCCAGCAATATGGTATGGCGGAACATCTTTTGTTACTACAGAGTTAGCAGCAATAATTGAACCATCTCCAATATGTACGCCAGGCATTACTGTAACATTTTGTCCAATCCATACATCATTATCAACCACAGTATCACCTTTTAGGGGTAAATCTTCAAGAGTTGGCATTGCTTTTTCCCAGCCTCCCCCCATGATATTAAAAGGATAGGTGGTTATAGATTTCATTCTATGATTTGCACCATTCATAACAAATTCTATTCCTTTTGCTATTGCACAAAATTTACCTATAATAAGTTTGTCACCTATAAATTCATAATGATGAGTAACATGTTCTTCAAACTTTTCTGCTCCATTTATATCATCATAATATGTGTAATCTCCAACCTGAATATTAGAATTTTTTATAACATTTTTTATATAACAAACACTATTTATATTTTCATTAGGATAAATACTATTTGGATTTGGGCCAAATTTATTCATATATCTCAACTCCTTAGTAATCAATTTTATTGTTATCTATATATACTTAATAAAGCCTTATATTCTTTATTCAAGTTCTCCACATAATTTCATAAACTAACTGCTTTTGCCTTTCTAAAAAGCCAAATTTATATTATAGTTAATTATTACTTATAGAAATTTTCTTATATTGTGATTTTAAATATTCAATAATATCTGCCTTTTTTAGAGGTGATGAGTGACCTAAAAAGCAGATATCAAATTCTAAATTCTCCAACATATTTATAAAATTTTGTAATTTAGCTAAATCATACTTGTAGTTATTATAAAAATCTATACTGTAAGCATCTCCTATAAATACTACTCGCTCTTCAGGTACATAGACTATAACAGAATCTTCTGAATGAGGTGCAACAACATTTTTTAAAATAA contains:
- a CDS encoding GNAT family N-acetyltransferase, with the protein product MDKGVDMEQYIFELAQYGDIRDILSLVKLRIKWMDEKGIEQWNKTDYLNCYPSEYFENCILRKELYVLKARKNKTIVGAVALHTYDSRWEDKDSSYYIHNLVTSVNACCAGTVLINNCELVAKNNNKRYLRLDCQASNIRLNEYYERLGFGYVGIIKDGLYVGNKREKII
- a CDS encoding Vat family streptogramin A O-acetyltransferase; protein product: MNKFGPNPNSIYPNENINSVCYIKNVIKNSNIQVGDYTYYDDINGAEKFEEHVTHHYEFIGDKLIIGKFCAIAKGIEFVMNGANHRMKSITTYPFNIMGGGWEKAMPTLEDLPLKGDTVVDNDVWIGQNVTVMPGVHIGDGSIIAANSVVTKDVPPYHIAGGNPCKIIKKRFDDELIDYLLNLKWWDWSEEKIFKNLEVLCSPDLDKIKSIK